From a region of the Gammaproteobacteria bacterium genome:
- a CDS encoding carboxy terminal-processing peptidase — protein sequence MTKMTRFYTPLLAACFLAIPATVLVPSTGVSLPQTSVLEPSPRHEKVSRLVTTLFERSHYRNARVDDALSSKILDRYLKALDSNRLYLTADDIDRFEKYRFSLDEAVKRGDMDPVFDIFRTYRVRLRNSIENALAQLDEEPDFTIDERYYFDRSEAEWAKDEQELRELWRKRVKNDMLSLVLTNKEWTEAADILRKRYNRVLKRTDQLNSDEVFETFMNSYADTLDPHSNYFSPRNSEEYRIQMSLSYDGIGASLQLTDDYVTVLDIIPGGPASIDGQLKRQDRITGVGQGDKPEITDVVGWRLDDVVQLIRGPGGTVVRLQVLPGGAAPGDPEQVIELRRDKVKLEAQAAQKSTIEVDRDGRKVPIGVIDIPSFYQDFQAKTSGDKNFTSTTRDVERLIGELRKDGIEGLVLDLRGNGGGHLSEATALSGLFIDNGPVVQLKDSSGRVEILRDKQRGIAWDGPLVILVDRFSASASEILAAAIQDYGRGLVIGQRTYGKGSVQNLYDLNRYSARPGQDDFGQLTVTIGKYYRVNGGSTQHRGVLPDIELPSSVDVSKVGESARETALPWDEIATTGYDLYGAPAQFVPSLINRHSDRIDTDPDFRFLLDSIAHANSEDRSVSLHREAREKEREAELMRRLERENERRAALNLEPLEKPEDLDEVEPVDVLLHETAEIVADIVAGPVIARADDASKDVGTN from the coding sequence ATGACAAAGATGACGCGATTCTACACACCGCTGCTTGCGGCCTGTTTCCTGGCAATACCGGCAACGGTACTTGTTCCCAGTACTGGTGTTTCCCTGCCGCAGACAAGCGTGCTGGAACCCAGCCCCCGCCACGAGAAGGTTTCCCGCCTCGTGACCACCCTGTTTGAGCGATCACATTACCGCAATGCGCGGGTCGACGATGCCCTGTCATCCAAGATTCTCGATCGCTACCTTAAAGCGCTGGATTCGAACCGGCTGTATTTGACTGCCGACGATATCGACCGCTTCGAGAAGTATCGCTTCAGCCTGGACGAAGCAGTCAAACGCGGCGACATGGATCCGGTGTTTGATATTTTCAGGACATACCGCGTTCGGCTACGCAATTCCATCGAGAATGCTCTCGCCCAGCTCGATGAGGAACCGGATTTCACCATCGACGAGCGCTACTATTTCGATCGCAGCGAAGCCGAATGGGCTAAAGACGAGCAGGAGCTGCGTGAGTTGTGGCGCAAACGTGTCAAGAACGACATGCTGAGCCTGGTCCTGACCAACAAGGAATGGACCGAAGCTGCCGACATCCTGCGCAAGCGCTACAACCGCGTCCTCAAGCGCACCGACCAGCTCAACAGCGATGAGGTTTTTGAGACCTTCATGAACTCGTATGCGGATACACTCGACCCGCACTCGAACTACTTCTCGCCGCGTAACTCCGAGGAATACCGCATACAAATGAGCCTGTCCTACGACGGCATCGGCGCCTCGCTGCAGCTCACCGATGATTACGTGACAGTGCTCGATATCATTCCAGGCGGCCCGGCCTCAATTGACGGCCAGCTGAAACGCCAGGACCGGATCACCGGCGTCGGCCAGGGCGACAAGCCTGAAATCACCGATGTGGTCGGCTGGCGACTGGACGATGTAGTCCAGCTGATCCGGGGACCCGGCGGCACCGTTGTGCGCCTGCAGGTTCTGCCCGGCGGCGCTGCCCCTGGTGACCCCGAACAAGTCATCGAACTGCGCCGCGACAAGGTCAAGCTCGAGGCCCAGGCCGCCCAGAAAAGCACCATCGAAGTCGACCGCGACGGTCGCAAGGTGCCAATAGGCGTGATTGATATCCCGAGCTTCTACCAGGATTTCCAGGCCAAGACTTCCGGCGACAAGAATTTCACCAGCACCACACGCGATGTCGAACGCCTGATTGGTGAGCTGCGCAAAGATGGCATCGAAGGACTGGTACTCGACCTGCGCGGCAATGGCGGTGGTCATCTTTCTGAAGCAACGGCACTCAGCGGTCTGTTTATTGATAACGGCCCGGTAGTGCAGCTGAAAGACTCCAGCGGACGTGTTGAAATCCTGCGCGACAAACAGCGTGGTATCGCCTGGGATGGCCCCCTGGTGATTCTGGTCGACCGCTTCAGCGCTTCGGCATCGGAAATACTAGCCGCAGCAATACAGGATTACGGACGCGGCCTGGTGATCGGCCAGCGTACCTACGGCAAGGGTTCGGTACAAAACCTCTATGACCTGAACCGTTACTCTGCACGACCGGGCCAGGATGACTTCGGTCAGCTGACCGTGACCATCGGTAAGTATTACCGCGTTAACGGCGGCAGTACGCAGCACCGTGGAGTGTTACCGGACATTGAGCTGCCCTCCTCTGTCGATGTTTCCAAGGTGGGCGAGTCAGCCCGCGAAACGGCATTGCCCTGGGATGAAATTGCCACGACCGGTTACGATTTGTACGGCGCGCCGGCTCAATTTGTGCCCTCGCTGATCAATCGCCACTCCGACCGCATAGATACCGATCCTGATTTTCGTTTCCTGCTCGACAGCATCGCTCACGCCAACAGCGAGGACCGCTCGGTCTCGCTGCATCGGGAAGCGCGTGAGAAAGAACGTGAAGCAGAACTCATGCGGCGCCTGGAGCGCGAAAATGAGCGGCGGGCCGCTCTCAATCTCGAGCCACTGGAGAAGCCGGAAGACCTGGATGAAGTCGAGCCGGTCGATGTGCTGCTGCACGAAACCGCCGAGATTGTTGCTGACATTGTCGCCGGGCCAGTGATTGCCCGCGCCGACGATGCCAGCAAAGACGTTGGAACTAATTGA
- a CDS encoding efflux RND transporter permease subunit — protein sequence MRHTALALRRPIGTVMVFLALGVVGLIGSQLLPLEEFPDIEFPGIFVQIPYPGATAEEVETMITRPVEEALATLSGIERIQSQTSEGQAQIFVQFGWNKEVSAKGIEARAKVDAIRGDLPADIRRIFIFTGSLGDQPILVLRISSDSRNLEDSYDMLDRLLKRRIERIEGVSRVELQGVMPREIRILLDANRIAAHGLDVRVVREQLERSNFAVSAGRITDAGQRFSIRPRGEFQSLEEIRDLVIGSQGLRLRDIADVSLHTPERNFGRHLDQQYAIGISVFKTTGANMVEVADRVMEEVEKARTLPQMRGVNIFTLDNKADGVRSSLSDLLRSGLIGAVLAIIVLYAFLRHWTTTLIVTLSVPFSLLISLAVMYFSGLSLNILSMMGLMLGVGMLVDNAVVVTESIFRYRQMYPDEPHKATLMGVREVGVAVIAGTATSIIVFVPVMFGTKTDITVFLTHVAVTISVAMLASLVIAQTLVPMLAARVPSPPVPRTGSLMARLSHGYADLLDWTLHHRWWTLLGIVLIVASGSAVIGLSIAFPGKLVEFETFPQAAARRLFLPFHIENQHPLDEVEKAVYKVEGFLYDNREKLDIVAVYSYFEPGRAESTILLTEREDATISTEDVIEFVEENLPEIIIGKPSFDFDQEGGGEGFSLQISGDSTEQLAVIAQDVTRILRSVDGLEGIRADMANGENEVQVIVDRERASRVGLTAGEVATSVGIAMRGDNLREFRGAEGEVDVRLAFRENDRQTIEDLANLPLWSGAGERITLGSVASFHVTRGARQITRVDRQTAVIINANLDDTTMDEVRPEIKSLMEEFELPPGYSWKFGRGFDRNDETQQIMAVNILLGIMLIFIVMAALFESSLYPISIVTSIALSIFGVFWFFLITGTTFSFMASIGIMILIGVVVNNGIVLIDHINNLRREGHTRHEAILQGARDRLRPILMTVATTILGLMPLAVGNTQIGGGGPPYYPMARAIIGGLAFSTITSLLVVPTVYVWFDGLARWWRKVLSTARGTSGSTPAAIK from the coding sequence ATGAGACACACCGCCCTTGCGCTGCGCCGTCCCATCGGCACGGTGATGGTTTTCCTGGCGCTGGGCGTAGTCGGCCTGATTGGCTCGCAGCTGCTGCCTCTGGAAGAGTTTCCGGACATCGAATTCCCCGGCATCTTCGTGCAGATCCCCTACCCCGGCGCTACTGCCGAGGAAGTAGAAACGATGATCACCCGACCGGTGGAGGAAGCACTGGCGACACTCAGCGGCATCGAAAGGATCCAGTCACAGACCAGTGAGGGCCAGGCACAAATCTTCGTGCAGTTCGGCTGGAACAAAGAGGTGTCTGCCAAGGGCATCGAAGCGCGCGCCAAGGTCGATGCAATCCGTGGCGACCTGCCGGCCGATATACGACGGATATTCATCTTCACCGGCAGCCTGGGTGACCAGCCGATACTCGTGCTGCGAATCTCCAGCGATTCGCGCAATCTCGAAGACTCCTACGACATGCTCGACCGGCTGCTCAAACGGCGTATCGAACGCATCGAAGGTGTATCCAGGGTCGAACTGCAGGGCGTTATGCCGCGCGAGATTCGTATCCTGCTTGATGCTAACCGGATAGCGGCGCATGGGCTGGATGTGCGCGTGGTGCGCGAGCAGCTGGAACGCAGCAATTTTGCCGTCAGCGCAGGTCGTATCACTGACGCCGGGCAACGCTTCAGTATTCGCCCCCGCGGCGAGTTTCAATCACTTGAAGAAATCCGCGACCTGGTCATCGGCAGCCAGGGGCTCCGGCTGCGCGATATAGCAGACGTATCCTTACACACGCCGGAACGCAATTTTGGCCGTCATCTCGACCAACAGTATGCAATCGGGATCAGCGTGTTTAAAACTACCGGCGCCAATATGGTCGAAGTCGCCGACCGGGTAATGGAGGAAGTGGAGAAAGCCCGTACCTTGCCTCAGATGCGCGGGGTCAATATCTTCACGCTCGATAACAAGGCAGACGGCGTACGCTCGTCGCTCAGCGACCTTCTGAGGTCCGGCCTGATCGGCGCGGTGCTGGCAATCATCGTGCTGTACGCTTTTTTGCGTCACTGGACGACGACCCTCATCGTGACATTGTCAGTGCCCTTCTCCCTGCTGATTTCTCTGGCAGTTATGTATTTCAGCGGGCTCAGCCTTAACATCCTGTCCATGATGGGGCTGATGCTCGGCGTCGGGATGCTCGTCGACAATGCTGTCGTGGTTACCGAGAGCATTTTCCGCTACCGCCAGATGTACCCCGACGAGCCCCATAAGGCCACGCTGATGGGCGTGCGTGAAGTCGGCGTTGCGGTCATTGCCGGCACCGCCACATCAATTATCGTGTTTGTGCCGGTGATGTTTGGCACAAAAACCGACATTACTGTTTTCCTGACGCATGTTGCGGTGACAATCTCTGTCGCCATGCTGGCTTCGCTGGTCATTGCCCAGACGCTGGTGCCAATGCTGGCCGCCAGGGTGCCTTCCCCGCCCGTACCGCGTACCGGGTCGCTGATGGCCCGGTTGTCGCACGGGTATGCCGACCTGCTGGACTGGACCTTGCATCATCGTTGGTGGACGCTGCTCGGCATCGTCCTGATCGTTGCCAGTGGCAGTGCGGTCATCGGGCTGAGCATCGCGTTTCCGGGCAAACTCGTCGAATTCGAGACCTTCCCGCAGGCCGCGGCACGACGGTTATTCCTGCCATTCCATATCGAGAACCAGCACCCGCTGGATGAAGTGGAGAAAGCTGTCTACAAGGTCGAGGGCTTCCTTTACGACAATCGTGAAAAGCTGGATATCGTCGCAGTATACAGCTACTTCGAACCAGGCCGGGCCGAGTCGACTATCCTGCTGACCGAACGCGAAGACGCGACTATAAGCACCGAAGATGTTATCGAGTTTGTCGAAGAAAATCTGCCCGAGATAATCATCGGCAAGCCGAGTTTCGATTTCGACCAGGAAGGCGGCGGCGAAGGCTTCAGCCTGCAGATCAGCGGGGACTCGACCGAGCAACTGGCAGTGATCGCACAGGATGTGACACGCATATTGCGCTCCGTTGATGGCCTGGAAGGCATTCGTGCCGATATGGCCAACGGCGAAAACGAAGTACAGGTCATTGTTGACCGTGAACGGGCCAGCAGGGTCGGCCTGACGGCCGGCGAGGTGGCGACCTCCGTCGGCATTGCCATGCGTGGTGACAACCTGCGGGAATTTCGCGGCGCCGAAGGTGAGGTCGACGTGCGGCTGGCTTTCAGGGAAAACGACCGGCAGACCATCGAGGATCTGGCCAATCTGCCGCTGTGGAGCGGCGCCGGCGAACGCATTACGCTGGGCAGCGTTGCGTCATTCCATGTAACGCGCGGTGCGCGTCAAATCACGCGGGTCGACCGACAGACTGCCGTCATTATCAACGCAAACCTCGACGATACAACCATGGACGAGGTACGACCAGAAATAAAATCGTTGATGGAAGAGTTTGAGTTACCACCGGGCTACTCGTGGAAATTCGGCCGCGGCTTTGATCGCAACGACGAAACCCAGCAGATCATGGCAGTAAATATCCTGCTTGGCATAATGCTTATCTTTATTGTTATGGCGGCGCTGTTCGAATCGTCGCTTTACCCGATTTCGATCGTTACCTCTATTGCGCTGTCAATATTCGGCGTGTTCTGGTTTTTCCTGATCACCGGCACCACGTTTTCCTTCATGGCTTCGATCGGCATCATGATCCTTATCGGCGTTGTGGTTAATAACGGCATCGTGCTGATCGACCACATCAATAACCTGCGTCGCGAAGGACACACCAGGCACGAGGCCATACTGCAGGGTGCGCGTGACAGACTGCGTCCGATCCTGATGACGGTGGCTACAACCATCCTCGGGCTGATGCCGTTAGCCGTTGGCAATACGCAGATCGGTGGCGGTGGGCCACCCTACTACCCGATGGCACGTGCCATTATCGGCGGGCTGGCATTCTCTACCATCACCTCGCTGCTGGTGGTGCCAACGGTTTACGTCTGGTTTGACGGGCTCGCCCGCTGGTGGCGCAAGGTACTCAGTACCGCAAGAGGCACGTCCGGCTCCACGCCTGCTGCAATCAAATAA
- a CDS encoding efflux RND transporter permease subunit, with protein sequence MGLVKLATERRITVLMFTLAITLFGVVSLTRLKVNLLPDLSYPTITVRTELSGTAPLEIENLITKPIEESVGIIKNVRRVRSVSRSGQSDVILEFLWGTDMDIASVDVREKLDLLELPLEADRPILLRFDPSNEPIVRLALVREAADNEVARIAGLKNLRRYAEEQLKNEIEAIEGTAAVKISGGLEDEIRILVDQQRLAQLGIPINEVAQRLRRENVNLAGGRLEQGSQRFLVRTLNEFRSVEEIADAIITSSAGQPVYLRDIAMVERGYKERQAITRVNGQESVELAVYKEGDANTVQVARRVKSRLDGIEENLPAGVELQQIYDQSVFISQAINQVLSAALIGGILAIIVLYSFLRDIRATMIIGTAIPVSVIGTFVLMYASDLTLNIMSLGGIALAVGLLVDNAIVVLENIVRKREGGADVRTAAREGTGEVTSAVIAATLTTIAVFFPMVFVHGIAGQLFRDQALTVTFALLFSLLVALTLIPMLAAWGAGHAFSDAESHTEPARFTRAIAWLVRMVLGAALFVGKLLRLAFTPVVAVFQALNAIAARVYDPTLAWALRNRLFVVLVAAAIFAGTMTLVPRLGTELIPQLSQGEFRIDLRLAPGAPLERTDEMIQRAQLATRDLADVELTFSVAGTGNRLDASPVDAGENSGSLSVKLKTSASRDDETRVMNDVRRQLDELAGLQYEFGRPELFSFASPLEIEVSGYDLTAIEAVSERIYAAMEQSDRFTDLRTSLETGNPEVQIVFDQERAAKLGLAVRDIADRVVAKVRGELATRYTWRDRKIPVLVRGIDERNATLDDIRRLIVNPESKRPVTLDAVADIIIAQGPTEIRRVDQERVIVISADTRYGDLGSAVAEVEQILAATPLPAEIGAVVGGQSSDMETSFDSMRFALALAVFLVYLVMAAQFESIIHPFVILFTIPLALVGAVLGLTLTNTPINVVVLIGVIMLAGIVVNNAIVLIDLVNQLRARGADKTSALMEAGRTRLRPILMTTLTTALGLLPMAIGFGEGAEVRAPMAITVIGGLLVSTVLTLLVIPVVYSLLDRGRARQPQLHSQPEVSA encoded by the coding sequence ATGGGCCTGGTGAAACTGGCAACGGAGCGGCGCATCACGGTGCTGATGTTCACGCTTGCCATCACTTTGTTCGGTGTGGTCTCACTGACACGACTGAAGGTAAACCTGCTGCCTGACCTGTCGTATCCCACCATCACAGTACGCACGGAACTCAGCGGCACCGCGCCGCTGGAAATAGAAAACCTGATTACCAAACCGATCGAGGAATCGGTTGGCATCATCAAGAACGTGCGCCGTGTCAGATCAGTATCCCGGTCAGGTCAGTCGGATGTCATCCTGGAGTTTCTGTGGGGCACCGACATGGACATTGCCAGTGTCGATGTGCGCGAAAAGCTCGACCTGCTCGAACTGCCGCTGGAGGCAGACCGCCCGATCTTATTGCGTTTCGATCCGTCGAATGAACCGATAGTTCGCCTCGCTCTGGTGCGTGAGGCAGCAGACAATGAAGTCGCGCGGATAGCCGGCCTGAAAAACCTGCGCCGCTATGCCGAAGAACAGCTGAAAAATGAAATCGAGGCGATCGAGGGCACCGCTGCTGTCAAGATCAGTGGTGGCCTCGAAGATGAGATCCGCATCCTCGTCGACCAGCAGCGCCTGGCGCAACTTGGCATTCCGATCAATGAGGTGGCGCAGCGGCTGCGTCGGGAAAATGTCAATCTTGCCGGCGGCAGACTGGAACAGGGCTCGCAGCGGTTTCTTGTCCGCACCCTGAACGAATTCCGCTCGGTAGAGGAAATTGCCGACGCCATCATCACCTCCTCCGCCGGACAACCTGTCTACCTGCGTGATATTGCAATGGTCGAACGCGGGTACAAGGAGCGCCAGGCGATCACCCGGGTCAATGGTCAGGAATCGGTCGAGCTCGCCGTATACAAGGAAGGCGACGCCAACACGGTGCAGGTGGCGCGCCGGGTCAAGTCACGCCTGGACGGTATCGAGGAAAACCTGCCAGCTGGCGTCGAACTGCAACAGATTTACGATCAATCAGTATTTATTTCGCAAGCAATCAACCAGGTACTCTCTGCCGCGCTTATCGGCGGAATCCTGGCGATAATCGTGCTGTATTCCTTCCTGCGCGATATTCGTGCAACGATGATCATCGGCACGGCTATACCGGTTTCGGTCATCGGTACCTTTGTACTGATGTATGCCTCGGACCTGACGCTCAATATCATGTCGCTTGGCGGTATAGCACTGGCAGTCGGCCTGCTTGTAGACAATGCCATCGTGGTGCTGGAAAACATCGTGCGCAAGCGTGAAGGCGGTGCTGATGTCCGCACCGCTGCGCGTGAGGGCACCGGTGAGGTGACATCCGCTGTCATTGCCGCAACGCTGACGACCATTGCCGTGTTCTTCCCGATGGTATTCGTGCACGGCATTGCCGGGCAGCTGTTTCGCGATCAGGCCCTGACCGTCACCTTTGCCCTGCTGTTCTCACTGCTCGTGGCGCTGACGCTCATACCCATGCTGGCCGCATGGGGTGCCGGACATGCGTTCAGCGATGCCGAGAGTCACACCGAGCCGGCCCGGTTTACCCGGGCAATCGCCTGGCTGGTGCGCATGGTCCTTGGCGCGGCCCTGTTTGTCGGCAAATTGTTGCGCCTGGCTTTCACTCCGGTTGTAGCTGTATTCCAGGCGCTGAATGCAATCGCCGCACGCGTTTACGACCCGACGCTGGCATGGGCACTGCGCAACAGGCTGTTTGTCGTCCTCGTCGCGGCGGCAATTTTCGCCGGCACCATGACGCTGGTGCCTCGCCTGGGCACCGAGTTGATTCCACAGCTGTCGCAGGGTGAGTTTCGTATCGACCTGCGCCTCGCACCGGGCGCCCCGCTGGAACGCACCGATGAAATGATTCAGCGCGCCCAGCTGGCCACGCGCGACCTTGCCGACGTCGAGCTGACCTTTTCGGTCGCCGGAACCGGTAACCGGCTCGACGCCAGCCCGGTCGATGCCGGTGAAAACAGTGGTTCACTCAGCGTCAAGCTCAAGACCTCGGCATCGAGAGACGATGAAACCCGCGTCATGAACGATGTGCGGCGACAGCTGGACGAACTGGCGGGATTGCAGTACGAATTTGGCCGGCCCGAGTTGTTCAGCTTTGCCAGTCCGCTGGAAATAGAAGTAAGCGGCTATGACCTGACGGCGATCGAAGCGGTCAGCGAGCGCATCTATGCGGCAATGGAACAATCCGACCGGTTTACCGACCTGCGGACCTCGCTGGAAACCGGAAATCCGGAAGTGCAGATTGTTTTTGACCAGGAACGGGCTGCGAAACTGGGCCTGGCGGTGCGCGATATTGCCGACCGGGTGGTGGCCAAGGTACGCGGCGAACTGGCAACACGCTACACGTGGCGTGACCGGAAAATTCCGGTCCTGGTGCGTGGTATCGATGAGCGCAATGCCACGCTTGACGATATCCGGCGCCTGATCGTTAACCCGGAGAGCAAACGCCCCGTTACCCTTGATGCAGTAGCCGATATCATTATTGCCCAGGGACCGACGGAAATCCGCCGCGTCGACCAGGAACGCGTTATTGTCATTTCTGCCGATACTCGCTACGGCGACCTGGGCAGCGCTGTCGCTGAAGTCGAACAGATCCTGGCTGCCACGCCCCTGCCTGCCGAGATCGGCGCTGTCGTGGGCGGGCAGAGCAGTGACATGGAGACATCGTTTGACTCGATGCGTTTTGCCCTGGCGCTGGCAGTTTTTCTCGTTTACCTGGTGATGGCGGCCCAGTTCGAATCCATCATCCACCCGTTCGTGATCCTTTTCACTATTCCCCTGGCGCTGGTTGGCGCGGTACTGGGCCTCACGCTGACAAATACGCCGATTAACGTAGTTGTATTGATCGGCGTGATCATGCTGGCCGGCATCGTGGTGAACAATGCCATTGTGCTCATCGACCTGGTCAACCAGCTGCGTGCCCGCGGCGCTGACAAAACCAGCGCACTGATGGAAGCCGGTCGTACCCGCCTGCGCCCGATTCTGATGACCACCCTGACCACCGCTCTGGGTCTGTTACCCATGGCGATCGGTTTTGGTGAAGGGGCGGAAGTGCGTGCACCCATGGCCATCACCGTGATAGGCGGGCTGCTGGTATCGACCGTTCTTACCCTGTTGGTCATTCCGGTCGTGTATTCATTGCTCGATCGCGGCCGTGCACGACAACCACAGTTACACAGCCAGCCGGAGGTCAGCGCATGA
- a CDS encoding efflux RND transporter periplasmic adaptor subunit, whose protein sequence is MSTTRLLRFIGLLAAVTFITACKIGGEGEKTAEEDEEATPIPVETRLVERGEITAVYSGTAALEVDAEADVSAKVAGEIVELLVEEGDQVESGQVLARLDGERLRLEVARQLANVRRLEQDYRRNIELNSKGLVSAGAFEGMKYELESLRAALRLARLELGYTEIKAPFSGVIAERYVKRGNTITVNQPLFKITDLDPLLAYLHVPEKEFNKIKAGQQAAVQIDARPDQLYPARIIRISPVVDAGTGTFKVTVEIDSGDGELKPGMFGRISVVYDTRQNSMLVPRAALVDTDAETAVFVVEDGVARRREVTLGYANGASVEVTDGLSGDEQVVVIGQNSLKDGGKVRVIGAEPPDTRTAVEETPQTDPAS, encoded by the coding sequence ATGAGCACTACACGTTTGCTTCGTTTTATTGGCCTGCTCGCAGCAGTCACATTCATAACCGCCTGCAAGATCGGCGGCGAAGGCGAGAAAACCGCCGAAGAAGATGAAGAGGCAACCCCGATACCGGTCGAAACCCGGCTGGTCGAACGCGGCGAAATCACTGCAGTCTATTCCGGCACCGCTGCCCTCGAGGTTGATGCCGAGGCGGATGTAAGCGCCAAAGTTGCCGGCGAGATCGTCGAATTGCTGGTGGAGGAAGGCGACCAGGTCGAATCAGGCCAGGTGTTGGCTCGGCTCGACGGTGAAAGGCTGCGGCTTGAAGTCGCGCGCCAGCTTGCCAACGTGCGACGCCTCGAGCAGGACTACCGCCGCAATATCGAGCTCAACTCGAAGGGCCTGGTAAGCGCCGGTGCTTTCGAAGGCATGAAGTACGAGCTGGAGTCCCTGCGTGCGGCACTGCGGCTGGCAAGACTCGAACTGGGTTACACGGAAATAAAAGCACCGTTCAGCGGTGTGATTGCCGAACGTTACGTGAAACGTGGCAATACCATTACCGTCAACCAGCCATTGTTCAAAATTACCGACCTCGATCCGTTACTGGCCTATCTGCATGTACCCGAGAAAGAGTTCAACAAGATCAAGGCGGGCCAGCAGGCTGCAGTCCAGATCGATGCAAGACCGGATCAGCTGTATCCGGCCCGGATAATTCGCATCAGCCCGGTAGTGGATGCCGGCACCGGAACCTTCAAGGTAACCGTTGAAATCGACTCCGGCGATGGCGAACTGAAACCGGGAATGTTCGGACGCATCAGCGTGGTCTATGACACGCGTCAGAACAGCATGCTGGTCCCGCGCGCTGCCCTGGTCGATACCGATGCGGAAACCGCGGTTTTTGTCGTGGAAGATGGTGTAGCGCGGCGCCGCGAGGTAACGCTGGGTTACGCCAACGGAGCCAGCGTCGAAGTTACCGATGGCCTGTCCGGCGATGAGCAGGTTGTCGTGATCGGCCAGAACTCGCTGAAGGATGGCGGCAAGGTACGGGTAATCGGTGCTGAGCCTCCCGATACGCGGACCGCTGTCGAGGAAACACCGCAAACCGACCCGGCCAGCTAG